The genomic stretch cctttttaatatatatatataaaaaaaagtaaaatttagaCAATAAGCAACCAATGTAACAACTAAACGTTTTCCTTGATATTTTTGAGTTGAGCTTGACTAATCTCGATTTCAACATCAATAATGTGACTGTAGAaagatactttttaaaaaatgctgtCAATTGAATGTTTGTAAAAATGGTACTAAcctaaaaaaatctgtaaaagaTTTCAGTGGCACATGAATTATAGCATAGAATAAAGCATTGTTGCAGAAACTACTTTTACAAGTGAGGAACCTATTGAAGTTAATCGactacttattatttttgtgcactttgtgcaatatttatcagtcgttttgattttaaattttatcatttagcctatgaaaaaaattatgcagttGCATTATAcgctatataaaatctatatgaaGGAGCGACATTAATCATTGGTCGGTGGATCCATAGCATAGATTATAGCTTTCATTACACTAGCTGCTGCTAATGCTGCGTAAGGTTGCCATTCTTTGATTCGAGTACCATCTTTGTAATCGGCAATTCCGCGAATTACGACGAAATTTTCGCGGCAATTACCTAAAATACTCTCTACCACGGCATCCATTTCCGCGTCAAATGCTAGTGCGCCGAATCGACTTGCGAATTTTTGCCTAAGTTGATCGTCTCTTGCAATTTGTCGACCAGATGCCACTGGCGCTAGATGAATTCGAGAACATCCGTCAGTtctgtaatattaatacaatattaatttatattagtatattatacttttatatatagtatattatatttgtctatatattaaaatatggatttatttatatagtttaaacaaattaatttaaatcaattaccTTTTATTTATGGAATCCTGTGGTGCAGTTGGATGAGATACTTCGATAACATCTCTTTCTCCAATAGCCATATATAGTTTATCGGATTCTGGTGGTGGTGCATTAAAGTCATGTTCTGACTGATTGATCAGATTCTCCAAACCTTCTTTCGTATATTTCTGCCATGGCGGAAATGCTTCGTTTTCAGCCTatggaaaaatgcaaaataaaaattaatatttttaacaaacaaatatacatataaatataatattgttcatgtaaatatcgattaaatgACCTCTTTCTTAAGAGTCGCCGCGATTTCTTGAAGACCCAAATTAGGTGGGCAATATTCTTTGGTCTCGAAATGATAATTCCCATTTTCATTCATCTTGGCACTTTCgcaataaatgtatgtatatttattattatacggcGTTGGATGTGATATTACTACGTCACCCAGTCGCACGTGTTTATTGTAATCTGTATAATGAGGAACACCACCACCGACTCCGacgagaaaaacaaaatccaCCTTTTGGAATGTACCTGTATACAGAAATACAAAAGCAAAAGATTGTAACAATGTGTAATTGAAcgtgtgtaataaaattgaaaaaaaaataaatgttaagaaAAGAACTGTGTACAGACCTAACAATCTAGTAGTAGTATTGCCAGCTGCAGTCATTGCTTCTCTAGTATGGCCCACAGTTGGCAATTTAGTGCACACAATCCTATGTGCACCGATATTGCCCAAAGTATAAACATTTGATTCCCCTATAACAAACaacatctatttatttttcatatactgATGTATTTTAGAGTTTATGTTTCCATCTATTCTTGATTTGTATGATACATTGTGCGTTGTGCAGCTATCAATAAAGTAGAACGGAACCTATGttatatgtgataataaaatataggtaataatttattccataCAGATGTATCTCCCAAATAGTACTAGatataatggaaataaatatacataatattataaaaatctatttaaaaattttatgtagttttgttaaaaagttaaactCCCTTGTTGAAAtgccgaatatattttataaaatatgtattttacaattattgcaaatatatatattttactgaaatttttaagaagtattattaataataataaagaaaaaaaaataaatattttcctttgctccaatatattaaatacttgagaaataaaaaaaatttttaaataaagatgttgatattaattgtaaatatgataaaatttaacaagatgatataatgtatgtatccCATAAAATGAACATAATACacaaaacatatacataaaaacaaaaacaacatacataaaataaacataaagctGTACAAAAACAGTttgtgttaatattaaatattcataatgtgtaaaaaaagttattatgataaaaattaaaaaatgactaacataatacattaaatggATTTATAGCATGAAAGAAATACTgtgttttgaaatatatgttatagcATCATATCCCTGCATTGTTCTTCAATCGCAAGCAATTGGCACGTtatgaaatgatattaaaataacgataaagatttttgttataaactaCTTTACCAAAACGGCATATCACTCGCGGAACTCCATCTGTCGTATCTGGTGAGCTTGCAGTACCTAAAGTTTCATGCATAGTGAAATATACGTTCCAATATCGTTTGAGTATTTGCCGCCAATTAATAGATAAggtaaatcaataattatatttgcatatagaGAAgtggaagaagagagaatgagCATAATcaaaatgatgataaaaatttagtagaaataatttgattaaaaatttttaaaaatgattctaTGTAATAAcatgttttaagaaaaagtatgtagaaataaagcaaaagagttaataaagttatttttctaatatttaaaaaaaattcaattaccactatttatttcacaagaaaagaataagaagtttatattagtttatatttcACAACTATTCATGTCTTCAGTGTTATAGTTTCAATGTTATAGTTTTAGAATTACCATTCTTGTgtgtaatataaagtaaatattaaaatgcaaatgatAAATAGCAGAAAATCTTACCAACAGTAGTGTAACGAACAAAGGTTTCCTTGTTTTCAATCATTGAATCCACAGCAAGTTTCTCACAATATTGAGCTGTAATAATAGCTATTGTAGGTTGTTTTGCACTTGCCATTGTTGGCATCTGCTTCACtacctaaaaataaattttataaatttattaatttttatatatttatatattttataaattttattttagagaacacatataagttaataaaaaaaaaaaaactaaaatattataagcaaataataataagttactTGAATTTGAGTATCTTCATGGACAACACGTGTGAAAGCCCCATGATCCAATGCTTTAATGAGCCCTTTCTCTTGAAGTTCTTTCAATTTAGCCTCCACGTCCAACGGTTCCCATCCATGTTccctaaaataatattattaaaattattatacaatactaattattatacaatttattataaaaataattacatataattctatttaaatatattaatctcttaatctaaattttatttaatacaaatacttACTTTGATATGTCAACTATAGTTATTGGGTTTGGATAGGCAGACTCAATGAGCTCCAGAACTTTTTCTACTGTTAACTCAATCACTTGACCCATAATGGCTTCATCTGtagatacttttaataaaaaaaaagaagaaaaatttatttcatcatgTAATTGTATTGATAGGATTGATAAATTTGGCAGATTTGAAAGCTGCACATATGcctattgtaaatattaaattatagttaatagCATCGAAACAAGAATAACAGCACTCCATATGCAAGTTAAATTTTCTGCCATGTGAATGAAAGTGTAGATGAGTCTaagtttgtatattaaataacttctaatttttataaatgtaaagataTGTGGAAGTTTTAAAGGTGTGTAGTTGTAATATAGTGCACAGTTGTTTTCTATAGCTAGAATCGAGCTAGAACCGTTAGTGAAGGATATAGTTAATGTGTATATGGAACTtgaacacatatatgtatatggtaGCTAATGACCATGATTAGAAGGTTCGTGCTCTACATGGATGCATTtccttacaaaataaaaactaaagtggcaatattattgtattatgtaGTTCGTTAATGAATAATCAATTAGTAATAATCagaatttagagaaaataaaaataatataaattttaagaatatggAATAATACGTGCATATGTTTTTTATGCGAgtcactttatttaaaatcaatgtagatgaaataatacattgtcgagaaataaaattttaattaaaaaaatccatattCAAACAactaattatcatataatatgtcaAGTTATTTGCATAagtaaattatgaaatgtgttttatataatgaataacaattttatatgtctaattttatatgtctaaTCATGCTGTATGATAGGGTAGATATGCACCATGTAGGAAATATGATATCCAGGTCAAGTCAAGTAGTTAAGTGGGATGTTTTTTACACTCTAATTAATGTATTCTCTAGTGATTGATCGTTCTGTTAAACAGATCGGAAAATCCTTTTGCAtgattaaagtatataatcagcattttataaatttgtataacatattttttttcaaatttaatcaagatgataaaaatgtatcgttttatttctctcaaatTGTTAAAtggaatatcattatatataaatcaatgcaATGCAAATCATAATACTGAGCAAACTTTGTTAAGCCAATGTTGTTATGGTTACCAGATGATATTGTGCCAAGCAATTATATATGTCTActagctattttttttattataaaattatgaaaaaaattcacaattattttgctttaaataattattgtgttatAAGAAACTTTATTATGTGTGTATCATATGTTTTGTTTGAATTATTAGCCTGtgtatgagaaaaagagaacatcaataaaatgtgacaaaaatgctgaaattttttcattctcgAACCTGATGTCCATATAACTTTCTCAGAGGGAGGAAGTGTGAATAGTAAGTGACCAGTAGCTgtgaataatagaaattaggTATATGAAACAGATGTTCACGCTTAATACAGTATAATTGTGAACACAAAATATACATGGAAAAACtctgatttaaattatataatggatatatataaCTGAGAGTTTTAGTCAAGTATGCATTTCCTTTTGAGTTCAGCTGCAATGCGCACTTGAGACACGTTGCTCTAATATCTTTCAATAAGGAACTATTAAGCACAATCAGTTTAATCAAATAACCGTTAACCCTTCTcccgtataaattttttagtttattagcCAAAACAAGATTGCACTCGAaaatgagaataatatatgtaaaatgtataattaaattctattcatattccacacacacacatcacaaacgcgcgcgcgcgcacacacacacacacacacgcacacacacatacatacatataaagatatatctatgtagtacattataataaaaaagaaataattaataattttttactcacATGGTCTGCTTGGAAGTGTGATTGGTTCTTCCAGTTGTCTCAACTCTATTTCTAGTTTTTTAATACTAGGATATTTATGttgcattaatttcattatcttttttataaatcccaCGTAATCtagaaaagaaagagcgaaaaagtcaaagaaagagaaattacttaatatcatagaaatatataaagcaaagaaaaataagttcaattttttattaatgtaattaaatcaaacatttgcaaaaactaaattgatattatatgatCATCATgagattttctaaatattaaatttgatattcctTCTTGAATATACAAGAATTgagatacaaatttattttcctacTCTCAACAGTTTAAAATTAGATCTTAGTTCGTGCTGTAAGAGCAACATAGAAATATTACTCATTTATATTCCTCAATTAGACTGGACATATTTGGTTTCAAGCAGTTCTAAGAAATGTACATGTGATATCAatcaatgtatattatatttcaattcacCTCTAGGAAACTCCTGTGGAGTAACAAGTTCTCTGAAAAATTCTTGTGCAATGCTTGGCTGTTCTGTTTCGGAGAGTGTATCAGTGAACCAGAATTGTAGAGTTCTTTGTTCTTGTGTATGCTTTCCAGTTTGTGCGCTTACTAGAAATACTCTGAATTGTAGGCCAAGCTGGGCAGGATGTACTTCTCCATTTGTTACTGtaagaatttgatattttattgtaatctgTCAAATGTCAACTggaaactaaataaaaacataccaGCCATAGCCTGTTTGTTGATGACAATTCCTTTATGATCGCCACCAGCAATGTGAACATTGTTCTCGTTTCCATTCTCCGCCGGAGGCTCCAAGGTTTGTCTCTCTATTATCAGTGTTGTGGAATTCGAAGTTTTGCATTTTGGCGTCATTACAATGTGCTCTGCTCGAAGGAAATGAGAAAATGTATCCAAAATGCCTATCTTTGTCTTATTGCGCGTGATAAAATTGGCAATTATCGTTCATAAatctattacaatttttataaaatttacacttTTAATAATCCTTTAGCATTcttgaaataattcaattcaGGATAATAAACTCGAAGAAAGATAGACAGATGTTCGTATGAAGATCGCGTCAACTAATCTTTCCAatatgaaaagatcacatttTCGTCGATTTTgaaatgaaaacaattttatagctGACTTTCTGATTGTTTTctctttatgcattttttatttatctccaAGTATACGATAAAAAAGTCCGTTTTATGATGACTTACCAGTCTTTTCACCCATCTTTGCTATGTATTTTCTTTCGAGCTGCTAATATGCAACTGTTGTTTTCTCACAAAAGTGACGGGATAGAGAGTTAGGCGCACTGAACTAGAACACTTTGAATAGAAATACAATCAAATTACAATACTCCATCCATTCGGATCGACGAACAGCCATTGACTAGCAGACTAGCTCTGACTGAGACTGACTGTCACCAGTCCAGTCACCACTTCTTACCAATACCAGTGACGACATCGCGGATCCGCGCTGGCGCCTGTGAAATCAGCAGACGATGCATCATCCCTCCTCACCTCACTCCCTTCTCCTCTCGCCCATTGAACGATCTGTTGTCTTActctattttacatttgtcatGATACAGCATGCAGCTTTTATTGTGAAAtgttaatgagaaaaattaatgaaaagaggaatatattaatgtaaggAAAATAACTGGAAGgtgctttaatttataatcgataaaGCTCTTCTGTCTCATCGGAAAGGTCGCCGTTATCGTCATTCGTATTTAAActtaatgttaattatctcACGTTATCGAACGATGCGTCATGGGCAGGAGACTGACGTCATCATCATGGGTTTATATAATACGATTTATAATTGtgaatgttattttttgtacataaaaaaatatatgacaagataaatataataattatatattataattgcgaaATAAGATGTGCATATgaagattttatttacgatactttataataaatgatatacacTTGTATcgacttaaataaaatattacaaaaatgttttaataaatatacatttcttaaaataacaattattgtgAGAGATGAACAAATCAAATGGATTATAtgagcaaaaattatttgagttGGGGATTACATAATAAGTGTACCAACATTTAATGAGTATATCACAACAAATATCGATCAAAGTTCAGAGAATATTACTTCTACAATTTTCTATCAATGGCTTTAATCTCCTGAACAGCattatgtgatatattatcataagtattttgacaatatctataaattattgcgaaacacatatatataaataagacttttatcaacaaattccttaaaaattttttaaaatacaacctaaatattatttacaattccaataatatatttaactaatatatatcttattatattaatgaaagatatatttctattagaattattaatatgcttAGCACATTTagtatgtattatatctttaagtaatatgaattattttaatatagccAACTTctattaacagaaaaaaataaaaaatattagcaatttgatattattcatttaatattatatctagcAAAACAtagtaatcaaaattttccaatattttatatgtgataattaattttaatacaaaattattaaaacgattAAACAAACTTATGCTTTTTATCTTAGAGGAACTGATGAAATAGATGTCATAGATGTTAATGAAGACGGTCCAGAACTAAGATTAAGTTTATCCAATTCTTCATCAGCTTTGTTGTTCTTTAGATCCTGTTGTGTATACAAAAACTTGTTCCACTCATCAATCCTTGGATGAGCTAAATGCTGTattggaagaaaaataaaacgcaattttcttgtaaatgTAAGTTCAatggtaatatatatatatatatatatatatatatatatatatatata from Cataglyphis hispanica isolate Lineage 1 chromosome 3, ULB_Chis1_1.0, whole genome shotgun sequence encodes the following:
- the LOC126859354 gene encoding uncharacterized protein LOC126859354 isoform X2, producing the protein MGEKTEHIVMTPKCKTSNSTTLIIERQTLEPPAENGNENNVHIAGGDHKGIVINKQAMAVTNGEVHPAQLGLQFRVFLVSAQTGKHTQEQRTLQFWFTDTLSETEQPSIAQEFFRELVTPQEFPRDYVGFIKKIMKLMQHKYPSIKKLEIELRQLEEPITLPSRPLSTDEAIMGQVIELTVEKVLELIESAYPNPITIVDISKEHGWEPLDVEAKLKELQEKGLIKALDHGAFTRVVHEDTQIQVVKQMPTMASAKQPTIAIITAQYCEKLAVDSMIENKETFVRYTTVGTASSPDTTDGVPRVICRFGESNVYTLGNIGAHRIVCTKLPTVGHTREAMTAAGNTTTRLLGTFQKVDFVFLVGVGGGVPHYTDYNKHVRLGDVVISHPTPYNNKYTYIYCESAKMNENGNYHFETKEYCPPNLGLQEIAATLKKEAENEAFPPWQKYTKEGLENLINQSEHDFNAPPPESDKLYMAIGERDVIEVSHPTAPQDSINKRTDGCSRIHLAPVASGRQIARDDQLRQKFASRFGALAFDAEMDAVVESILGNCRENFVVIRGIADYKDGTRIKEWQPYAALAAASVMKAIIYAMDPPTND
- the LOC126859354 gene encoding uncharacterized protein LOC126859354 isoform X3 — protein: MGEKTEHIVMTPKCKTSNSTTLIIERQTLEPPAENGNENNVHIAGGDHKGIVINKQAMAVTNGEVHPAQLGLQFRVFLVSAQTGKHTQEQRTLQFWFTDTLSETEQPSIAQEFFRELVTPQEFPRDYVGFIKKIMKLMQHKYPSIKKLEIELRQLEEPITLPSRPSTGHLLFTLPPSEKVIWTSVSTDEAIMGQVIELTVEKVLELIESAYPNPITIVDISKEHGWEPLDVEAKLKELQEKGLIKALDHGAFTRVVHEDTQIQVVKQMPTMASAKQPTIAIITAQYCEKLAVDSMIENKETFVRYTTVGESNVYTLGNIGAHRIVCTKLPTVGHTREAMTAAGNTTTRLLGTFQKVDFVFLVGVGGGVPHYTDYNKHVRLGDVVISHPTPYNNKYTYIYCESAKMNENGNYHFETKEYCPPNLGLQEIAATLKKEAENEAFPPWQKYTKEGLENLINQSEHDFNAPPPESDKLYMAIGERDVIEVSHPTAPQDSINKRTDGCSRIHLAPVASGRQIARDDQLRQKFASRFGALAFDAEMDAVVESILGNCRENFVVIRGIADYKDGTRIKEWQPYAALAAASVMKAIIYAMDPPTND
- the LOC126859354 gene encoding uncharacterized protein LOC126859354 isoform X1, yielding MGEKTEHIVMTPKCKTSNSTTLIIERQTLEPPAENGNENNVHIAGGDHKGIVINKQAMAVTNGEVHPAQLGLQFRVFLVSAQTGKHTQEQRTLQFWFTDTLSETEQPSIAQEFFRELVTPQEFPRDYVGFIKKIMKLMQHKYPSIKKLEIELRQLEEPITLPSRPSTGHLLFTLPPSEKVIWTSVSTDEAIMGQVIELTVEKVLELIESAYPNPITIVDISKEHGWEPLDVEAKLKELQEKGLIKALDHGAFTRVVHEDTQIQVVKQMPTMASAKQPTIAIITAQYCEKLAVDSMIENKETFVRYTTVGTASSPDTTDGVPRVICRFGESNVYTLGNIGAHRIVCTKLPTVGHTREAMTAAGNTTTRLLGTFQKVDFVFLVGVGGGVPHYTDYNKHVRLGDVVISHPTPYNNKYTYIYCESAKMNENGNYHFETKEYCPPNLGLQEIAATLKKEAENEAFPPWQKYTKEGLENLINQSEHDFNAPPPESDKLYMAIGERDVIEVSHPTAPQDSINKRTDGCSRIHLAPVASGRQIARDDQLRQKFASRFGALAFDAEMDAVVESILGNCRENFVVIRGIADYKDGTRIKEWQPYAALAAASVMKAIIYAMDPPTND
- the LOC126859354 gene encoding uncharacterized protein LOC126859354 isoform X4 encodes the protein MGEKTEHIVMTPKCKTSNSTTLIIERQTLEPPAENGNENNVHIAGGDHKGIVINKQAMAVTNGEVHPAQLGLQFRVFLVSAQTGKHTQEQRTLQFWFTDTLSETEQPSIAQEFFRELVTPQEFPRDYVGFIKKIMKLMQHKYPSIKKLEIELRQLEEPITLPSRPLSTDEAIMGQVIELTVEKVLELIESAYPNPITIVDISKEHGWEPLDVEAKLKELQEKGLIKALDHGAFTRVVHEDTQIQVVKQMPTMASAKQPTIAIITAQYCEKLAVDSMIENKETFVRYTTVGESNVYTLGNIGAHRIVCTKLPTVGHTREAMTAAGNTTTRLLGTFQKVDFVFLVGVGGGVPHYTDYNKHVRLGDVVISHPTPYNNKYTYIYCESAKMNENGNYHFETKEYCPPNLGLQEIAATLKKEAENEAFPPWQKYTKEGLENLINQSEHDFNAPPPESDKLYMAIGERDVIEVSHPTAPQDSINKRTDGCSRIHLAPVASGRQIARDDQLRQKFASRFGALAFDAEMDAVVESILGNCRENFVVIRGIADYKDGTRIKEWQPYAALAAASVMKAIIYAMDPPTND